From Vallitalea longa, the proteins below share one genomic window:
- a CDS encoding sensor histidine kinase encodes MGKIHFRNSIFIKLCTAFFFVIIILFLIGYSVYFWGINKVRDEIIQNVCVTNQNFSYNLNNELKRIITLQYELTNDWDLTKLSFGIGDYNDYEESLIVLNVRDKISAIKTSSQLIDEIKVIVPAIDKAIGTNTIGEIMPESMELVKNYKDMENKQIIYYNNEILLISEHPQIYYKRELKPNFLIYATINSANIKKFLRNMSIYSESNGFICSESRKMIIGSNGNEDTQNKVKELIDRNKGRKIKLNTNYVRDTFTLNEKINGTKYIIVYSDTGVEDIRLVRYIPEKVAFGDLNIYSIIIWLFAVVAIIFIILFSKSLYNTIHEPLRKLVKAFDKIEHIESVVTIEHHRKDEFKYIYDSFNKMSYKLHNLIEQVYKQKILVQKSELKQLQAQINPHFLYNSFIMLKNRIEAEDIEFASEFCSELGSFFMFITRNKKEIVPLKNEVEHAVTYTKIQHARFSNRLTVKIDDLPKEYENILVPKIILQPILENAFEHTLENMEDGGILEMAYEVSNNYIDIIISDNGEIGDHKINQMISNLSRTDVEVTGMINIHKRLRLIYSDKFGLILSRSKYGGLKVTIRIPIENGGDR; translated from the coding sequence ATGGGGAAAATTCATTTTAGAAATTCAATTTTCATTAAACTATGTACAGCGTTTTTCTTTGTAATCATTATATTGTTTCTAATAGGTTATAGTGTTTATTTTTGGGGAATTAACAAAGTACGGGATGAGATTATTCAAAATGTATGTGTAACTAATCAGAATTTCTCGTATAACTTAAATAATGAGCTAAAAAGAATCATAACACTACAGTATGAACTAACTAATGATTGGGATCTGACTAAATTAAGTTTTGGCATTGGAGATTATAACGATTATGAAGAATCACTAATAGTATTGAATGTAAGGGATAAAATTTCTGCTATCAAGACAAGTAGTCAATTGATTGATGAAATAAAGGTAATAGTACCAGCGATTGATAAAGCTATAGGAACTAATACTATAGGAGAGATTATGCCAGAATCAATGGAACTTGTAAAGAACTACAAGGACATGGAGAATAAACAAATTATTTATTATAACAATGAGATCCTTCTGATATCTGAACATCCTCAAATCTATTATAAAAGAGAACTTAAACCTAATTTTTTAATATACGCTACTATAAATTCAGCAAATATAAAGAAGTTTTTAAGAAATATGAGCATATATAGTGAAAGTAATGGATTCATATGCAGTGAAAGCAGAAAAATGATAATAGGTAGTAATGGGAATGAAGACACTCAAAATAAGGTAAAAGAACTTATCGATAGAAATAAAGGTAGAAAAATAAAACTGAATACTAATTATGTAAGGGATACATTTACATTGAATGAAAAAATTAATGGTACGAAATATATAATTGTATATTCGGATACTGGTGTAGAAGATATTAGATTAGTTAGGTATATACCTGAAAAAGTAGCTTTTGGAGATCTCAATATATATAGTATTATCATATGGCTTTTTGCTGTAGTGGCTATTATTTTCATAATCTTATTTTCAAAATCATTATATAACACTATACATGAACCATTAAGAAAGCTTGTTAAGGCTTTTGATAAAATTGAGCATATAGAATCAGTTGTTACCATAGAACATCATAGGAAAGATGAATTCAAGTATATCTATGATAGTTTTAACAAAATGAGTTATAAACTACATAATCTGATTGAACAGGTATATAAACAAAAAATTCTAGTCCAGAAATCTGAGTTGAAACAACTGCAAGCACAGATTAATCCTCATTTTCTATATAATAGCTTCATAATGTTAAAAAACAGAATAGAAGCAGAAGATATTGAATTCGCTTCTGAATTCTGTAGTGAACTAGGTTCATTTTTTATGTTTATAACAAGGAATAAGAAAGAAATTGTACCATTAAAGAATGAAGTAGAACACGCAGTCACATATACAAAAATTCAACATGCTCGTTTTTCTAATAGATTAACAGTAAAAATAGATGATTTACCCAAAGAGTATGAGAATATCTTAGTGCCTAAGATTATATTACAACCAATATTGGAGAACGCATTTGAACATACATTGGAGAATATGGAAGATGGCGGTATCTTGGAGATGGCTTATGAAGTTTCAAACAATTATATTGATATCATTATATCTGATAATGGAGAAATCGGAGATCATAAGATCAATCAAATGATATCAAACCTCAGCAGAACTGATGTAGAGGTAACAGGTATGATAAATATTCATAAAAGATTAAGACTCATATATTCTGATAAATTTGGTTTGATTTTGTCACGTAGTAAATACGGTGGCTTAAAAGTAACTATTAGAATTCCTATTGAAAATGGAGGTGATAGGTGA